The following proteins come from a genomic window of Mucinivorans hirudinis:
- a CDS encoding Dihydrolipoamide dehydrogenase of branched-chain alpha-keto acid dehydrogenase, whose translation MYDVIVIGSGPGGYAAAIRASQLGKKTAIVEAAELGGVCLNWGCIPTKALLKSATVLEYAKHASEYGIEIESITTNLEKIVERSRAVAAAMSKGVEYLMKKNNITVITGRGAITAQGTVKVGAEVYEAENVIIATGARPRELPSIPVDGERVITSKQALVLKKLPATMVVIGSGAIGVEFATFYNTLGVKVTVIEYAENVAPLEDEEISKLLDRALRKSKIATMTSTAVTKVETTDDGCRVYIQGKKGEQTIDCDVVLSAVGISANIENIGLEEVGIATERGKIVVNENYETSRRGIYAIGDVIATPALAHVASAEAIHAAEHIAGLNPKPINYDIIPSCIYTTPEVSSVGLTEKQALEKGYELRIGKFPYTASGKATAAGNRDGLVKLIFDSKTDIILGAHLIGLNVTELVAEPTLAMAMGVRAVDLIKTIHPHPTMAEAVMEAAAAAHNEAIHL comes from the coding sequence ATGTACGACGTAATAGTTATCGGTAGCGGACCCGGTGGGTATGCGGCTGCCATACGCGCAAGCCAACTCGGCAAAAAAACGGCAATCGTAGAGGCAGCCGAATTGGGGGGTGTCTGCCTAAACTGGGGCTGTATCCCAACTAAGGCGCTCCTAAAAAGTGCCACAGTGTTGGAATATGCAAAGCACGCGTCAGAATATGGGATTGAGATAGAGAGCATTACTACCAATCTTGAAAAAATTGTGGAGCGCAGCCGCGCCGTTGCTGCCGCAATGAGCAAGGGGGTGGAATACCTGATGAAAAAGAATAATATCACCGTTATCACCGGTCGCGGCGCGATCACGGCTCAGGGCACAGTGAAAGTTGGCGCAGAGGTATACGAGGCTGAAAATGTGATTATTGCAACCGGTGCACGTCCTCGCGAACTACCCTCTATTCCTGTAGACGGAGAACGTGTTATCACCTCTAAGCAGGCACTTGTTCTGAAAAAGCTGCCTGCTACAATGGTAGTTATCGGCTCGGGCGCAATCGGTGTAGAGTTTGCCACTTTCTATAATACTCTGGGGGTAAAGGTTACCGTTATTGAGTATGCTGAGAATGTAGCACCGCTTGAAGATGAGGAGATTAGCAAACTTTTGGATAGAGCTTTGCGCAAATCGAAAATCGCGACAATGACCTCCACCGCCGTCACAAAGGTTGAAACAACGGATGATGGTTGCAGGGTATACATTCAAGGCAAGAAAGGCGAACAAACGATTGATTGTGATGTAGTTCTCTCGGCTGTGGGTATATCTGCCAATATCGAGAATATCGGCTTGGAGGAGGTGGGCATCGCCACCGAGCGCGGCAAAATAGTTGTCAATGAAAACTACGAAACCTCACGCAGGGGTATCTATGCTATCGGCGATGTTATCGCAACACCCGCCTTGGCGCACGTTGCCTCAGCCGAAGCAATTCACGCTGCCGAACATATCGCGGGACTCAACCCCAAGCCAATAAACTACGACATTATACCTTCGTGCATCTATACAACGCCAGAGGTTTCGAGCGTGGGACTTACCGAGAAACAAGCCCTCGAGAAGGGTTATGAGTTAAGAATCGGCAAATTCCCCTACACCGCATCCGGCAAAGCAACAGCCGCGGGCAATCGCGACGGCTTAGTGAAATTAATTTTTGACTCTAAGACAGATATTATTTTGGGAGCACACCTTATCGGATTGAATGTTACCGAATTAGTAGCCGAGCCGACTTTGGCAATGGCTATGGGCGTTCGTGCGGTGGATTTGATAAAAACCATCCACCCCCACCCTACTATGGCAGAAGCTGTTATGGAGGCGGCAGCGGCAGCTCACAACGAAGCGATTCACCTGTAA
- a CDS encoding RND multidrug efflux transporter (Acriflavin resistance protein), which yields MIKKLITRPIAVTMFAIAIIVLGFVASSMLPVGLMPSVDIPEITVRINAPALSARELAVSVVQPLRSQLMQTSRLRSIQTEAKDGGANISLKFEYGADVDYLFIDVNERIDKSMSYLPKSIERPSVVKASATDIPAFYLNINAKDDGNILDLSTFARTVIAKRLEQLPQVAFVDISGEQFPELVIELKDDFRDIEPQIIERAINASNINLGNLTVRDGQYQYNIRFSTKIVDKVDIERVVVNLDGRLFRVGELANVTLRAQRVSGMIEADGKEAISMAVIKQSDAKMGDLQSEIDKLVGLFAKDYPTVEFSITRDQTQLLEYSIGNLKQNLILGALLAAFVLFLFMQDLRTPLLVTITIPLSMVVSLLLFFVMGISINIISLSGLLLGLGMMVDNSIIVIDNISQRWERGESLADAVARGTQEVFAPMVSSVLTTCSIFIPLIFLSGIAGAMFYDQAMAVTIGLVSSLIVAMTIIPVYYYLFYKKSLARKPNKFLTKISIINYEALYEKGLKWVFRHQAITWSIVVLMTLGSVFVYMALEKRTIPPMERDDILLSVNWNERITAAENGRRTAELVAALDSVEHYTAMVGQQRFMLPHTPELAKNESIIYVKSNHIDRVIEQARSFVAAKYPDAAFSTAEAGNLFDMIFAETEPMLLTRLRPTSGRSPEPDKLNPILSQISARLPGVAIEPVEWQEHVTLYIKPELLSLHKVDYNQLYYVLKSAFNENRLFEINEGQFRLPVKMGEAEQTVRQILDQKSVRNVENVEIPLRVLLVENRERDLRSIISGAEGDFYPLPMNIDAKDVMETMTAVREVVNKNTDFEVSFTGSFFTSRETTVQLIIVLIVSLLLLYFILAAQFESLVQPLIILSEIVVDIFGALFVLWICGSSINIMSLIGIVVMCGIVINDSILKVDTINRLRRGGYSTLRAVMTGGRRRLKPIIMTSLTTILAIVPFLFAGGMGNDLQRPLSLALIGGMVVGTIVSVFFIPLAYYYCYRRR from the coding sequence ATGATAAAAAAACTTATCACCCGCCCCATAGCCGTAACGATGTTTGCCATAGCCATCATCGTTTTGGGTTTTGTAGCCTCGTCGATGCTCCCTGTGGGGTTGATGCCCTCGGTGGACATACCCGAGATTACGGTTCGCATCAATGCTCCCGCCCTTTCGGCTCGCGAGCTTGCTGTCTCTGTTGTTCAACCTCTGAGAAGTCAGTTGATGCAGACCTCGCGCCTGCGCTCAATTCAGACTGAGGCTAAGGACGGCGGGGCGAATATCTCGTTGAAATTTGAGTACGGTGCGGACGTAGACTACCTATTTATAGATGTGAATGAGCGTATCGACAAGTCGATGAGCTATCTGCCAAAGAGCATAGAGCGCCCCTCGGTGGTGAAGGCTTCGGCTACGGATATACCTGCCTTCTACCTGAACATCAACGCCAAGGACGATGGCAACATCCTCGATTTGAGCACCTTTGCCCGCACGGTTATCGCCAAGCGGTTGGAGCAGTTGCCGCAGGTTGCCTTTGTGGATATTAGCGGCGAACAATTTCCGGAGCTGGTAATCGAGCTTAAGGATGATTTTCGGGATATTGAGCCGCAGATTATTGAGAGGGCGATTAATGCGAGCAATATCAATCTTGGCAACCTGACGGTCAGAGATGGTCAGTATCAGTATAATATCCGCTTCAGCACAAAGATTGTGGATAAGGTTGATATTGAACGCGTTGTTGTCAATCTCGATGGGCGACTCTTCCGCGTGGGTGAGTTGGCAAATGTTACTCTTCGAGCGCAGCGGGTGTCGGGAATGATTGAGGCGGACGGCAAAGAGGCTATCTCGATGGCTGTTATCAAGCAGTCCGATGCCAAGATGGGCGACTTGCAGAGCGAGATAGATAAGCTCGTAGGGCTTTTTGCGAAGGATTACCCCACCGTGGAGTTCTCCATAACGCGCGACCAGACCCAGCTGTTGGAGTACTCTATCGGCAACCTCAAACAGAACCTCATCCTTGGTGCTCTCTTGGCGGCATTTGTCCTCTTCCTCTTTATGCAGGATTTGCGCACGCCGCTGCTAGTAACCATCACCATACCGCTCTCGATGGTGGTTTCGCTCCTCTTATTCTTCGTTATGGGTATATCCATAAATATCATCTCGCTCTCGGGCTTGCTGCTGGGGCTTGGTATGATGGTGGATAACTCGATTATTGTTATCGACAACATCTCCCAGCGGTGGGAGCGGGGCGAGAGCCTTGCCGATGCCGTGGCGCGGGGAACTCAGGAGGTCTTTGCGCCGATGGTAAGTTCGGTGCTCACCACCTGCTCCATATTTATTCCGCTTATCTTCCTGAGCGGCATTGCGGGAGCTATGTTCTATGACCAAGCAATGGCGGTAACCATAGGGCTTGTCAGCTCGCTGATTGTGGCAATGACCATAATTCCTGTATATTATTACCTATTTTATAAGAAATCACTCGCACGTAAACCCAATAAGTTCCTCACTAAGATAAGTATAATAAACTATGAGGCTCTCTATGAAAAAGGGTTAAAATGGGTTTTTCGTCATCAGGCAATCACTTGGTCGATTGTTGTTCTTATGACTCTCGGTTCGGTGTTTGTCTATATGGCATTGGAGAAGCGGACGATACCGCCTATGGAGCGGGACGATATTCTGCTGAGCGTGAATTGGAACGAGCGCATCACCGCTGCTGAGAATGGGCGGCGCACGGCGGAGCTGGTGGCGGCGTTGGATAGCGTGGAGCACTACACGGCAATGGTCGGACAGCAGCGATTTATGTTGCCACACACACCTGAATTAGCAAAGAATGAGTCTATTATTTATGTAAAGAGTAACCATATTGACAGAGTTATTGAGCAGGCGCGCAGCTTTGTTGCCGCCAAATACCCCGATGCCGCCTTCTCCACAGCCGAGGCGGGCAACCTCTTCGATATGATTTTTGCCGAGACCGAGCCGATGCTGCTCACGCGCTTGCGCCCCACTTCGGGACGCTCGCCCGAGCCCGATAAGCTCAACCCTATTTTGAGCCAAATTTCGGCACGTCTGCCGGGGGTGGCTATCGAGCCTGTCGAGTGGCAGGAGCACGTAACCCTCTACATCAAACCCGAGCTGCTGAGCCTGCACAAGGTGGATTACAACCAGCTATACTACGTTTTGAAGTCGGCATTCAACGAAAACCGCCTCTTCGAGATTAACGAGGGGCAGTTTCGCCTGCCCGTGAAGATGGGTGAGGCGGAGCAGACCGTTCGGCAGATTCTCGACCAGAAGAGTGTGCGCAATGTGGAGAATGTGGAGATTCCGCTTCGTGTCTTGCTTGTGGAGAATCGCGAGCGCGACCTGCGGAGCATCATCTCGGGAGCCGAGGGCGATTTCTACCCGCTGCCGATGAACATAGATGCCAAGGATGTAATGGAAACTATGACGGCTGTGCGTGAGGTTGTCAATAAAAATACCGATTTCGAGGTTAGCTTCACCGGCAGCTTTTTCACCTCTCGCGAGACCACCGTGCAGCTCATCATCGTGCTCATCGTCTCGCTGCTGCTGCTCTACTTCATCCTTGCCGCACAGTTCGAGTCTCTGGTTCAGCCCCTTATTATCCTTTCGGAGATTGTTGTCGATATTTTCGGCGCGCTCTTCGTGTTGTGGATTTGCGGTTCGAGCATCAATATTATGTCGCTTATCGGTATTGTGGTGATGTGCGGTATCGTTATTAACGACTCCATCCTCAAGGTCGATACCATCAACCGTCTGCGTCGCGGTGGCTACTCGACACTACGTGCGGTGATGACGGGTGGTCGCCGCCGCCTCAAACCTATTATTATGACCTCGCTCACCACCATTTTAGCAATTGTCCCCTTCCTCTTTGCCGGAGGTATGGGCAATGACCTGCAACGCCCGCTATCCTTAGCTCTCATTGGAGGAATGGTGGTGGGAACTATCGTTTCGGTATTTTTTATTCCGCTGGCGTACTATTATTGCTATCGGAGGCGGTAG
- a CDS encoding putative RND efflux membrane fusion protein — translation MKRLLIICLAAVAAVGCDGEKKQEATDNKIQRAQAINYVDTIHLSRGIFRSQLISNGKLRAKQKSDLRFAASGIVDKLNIKNGGTVRGGETLAAVESGEQSLRLKQAMSRLEKARIDLSDALLGFGYTSGDTTAVKPEHLRTAKIRSGYESAVDDVAAARMALEKCTLTAPFDGKIANLKTKLWENPKGDFFCTVIDDGSFDIEFAVLESELKNVREGQQVKVATFTDPQNRYTGTVTSINQMVDEKGQIMVTANIPNPGGLLDGMNVKVYVESSVAGKMVVPKSAVLIRDNHEVLFRMTPEGKTIWTYVLIEAANSDSYAVVANTDRGADLSPGDAIIVSGNLNLADNVEVRVK, via the coding sequence ATGAAACGACTACTAATTATCTGTTTAGCGGCGGTGGCGGCAGTGGGGTGCGATGGCGAGAAGAAGCAGGAGGCGACTGACAATAAGATTCAGCGCGCACAGGCTATCAACTACGTGGATACCATCCACCTGAGCCGTGGCATCTTCCGCTCGCAGCTCATCAGCAACGGCAAGCTCCGCGCCAAGCAGAAGAGCGATTTGCGATTTGCGGCGAGCGGCATTGTCGATAAACTCAACATCAAGAACGGCGGCACGGTTCGTGGCGGCGAGACTCTTGCCGCGGTGGAGAGTGGCGAGCAGAGCCTTAGGCTGAAGCAGGCGATGAGCCGGCTGGAAAAGGCGCGCATCGACCTTAGCGATGCCCTGCTCGGCTTTGGCTACACAAGCGGCGACACCACTGCCGTCAAGCCCGAGCACCTGCGCACGGCAAAGATACGTTCGGGTTACGAATCGGCGGTGGACGATGTTGCGGCAGCGCGTATGGCGCTCGAAAAGTGCACTTTGACAGCCCCTTTCGATGGCAAGATTGCCAACCTCAAAACCAAACTTTGGGAGAACCCCAAGGGCGACTTCTTCTGCACGGTGATTGACGATGGCTCCTTCGACATTGAGTTTGCGGTGTTGGAAAGTGAACTCAAAAACGTGCGCGAGGGGCAGCAGGTCAAGGTAGCAACTTTTACTGACCCACAAAACAGATACACGGGAACGGTCACTTCGATAAACCAGATGGTGGACGAGAAGGGGCAGATTATGGTTACGGCAAACATACCCAACCCGGGCGGGTTGTTAGACGGGATGAATGTGAAGGTCTATGTGGAGAGCTCCGTTGCGGGTAAGATGGTTGTGCCCAAGAGTGCGGTGCTTATTCGCGACAACCACGAGGTGTTGTTCCGTATGACCCCCGAGGGTAAGACCATATGGACGTATGTCTTGATAGAGGCAGCCAACAGCGACTCCTACGCGGTGGTGGCAAATACCGACCGCGGTGCCGACCTCTCGCCCGGCGATGCGATAATTGTGAGCGGCAATCTAAATCTTGCCGATAATGTTGAAGTGAGGGTGAAGTGA
- a CDS encoding putative outer membrane protein TolC: MSLSVSAQERISVSHSLEEVIDLAMENSIDAMVARHSFLGSYWQYRTYRAQFLPKFSLDGTLPSFDRSLVSLQDPNTGEYKYVQNYAMRNSLGLNVIQNIGLTGGTVSLSSGLDRLDQYAPQHGVYYNSSPISLILNQPIGAFNRLKWDKKIEPVRYELAKFNFLEARESIINYAVTLFFNQLVAQQNLEMARVNHASTDTLFRISKRRFELGAITHSDLLQLELRLLNEGIAINENQLQLNLAQARLRSYLGYNERVDITLRVPEDVPELNISLDSAYRLTMDNTSFAYRQKVSRLEAEKAVAQAKAEHNPQFNLYARFGLNQVAKDLAGAYRNPLDQETVRLGISVPIFDGGVSKGRVKMSLSQQDVVEATLEKDAIDRRQDIYLKVMQFNNQGMQCGISRRADEVSAERYRISTEQFAEGKLSVLELNTAQSERNSAHNRLITELHNYWSYYYSIQRMTLYDFLKEQNISAEFDKITE, from the coding sequence GTGAGTCTCAGTGTCTCGGCGCAGGAGCGTATCTCGGTGAGCCACTCTTTGGAGGAGGTGATAGATTTGGCGATGGAGAATTCGATTGATGCGATGGTGGCGCGTCATTCGTTTTTGGGCAGTTATTGGCAGTATAGGACATACAGGGCGCAGTTTCTGCCCAAATTTTCTTTGGACGGGACATTACCTAGCTTCGACCGCTCGCTCGTCTCGCTCCAAGACCCCAACACGGGAGAGTATAAATATGTGCAGAACTATGCGATGCGCAACAGCCTTGGGCTGAATGTGATACAGAACATTGGGCTTACTGGCGGTACCGTTTCACTATCTTCGGGGTTGGATAGGTTAGACCAATACGCGCCCCAGCACGGTGTTTACTACAACTCATCGCCTATCAGCTTGATTCTCAATCAGCCTATCGGAGCATTCAACCGCCTCAAATGGGACAAGAAGATTGAGCCGGTGCGTTATGAATTGGCAAAGTTCAACTTCTTGGAGGCGCGCGAGAGCATTATAAACTATGCCGTAACCCTCTTTTTCAATCAGTTGGTGGCGCAACAGAATTTGGAGATGGCGCGGGTGAACCACGCCTCGACAGATACGCTCTTCAGGATCTCCAAACGCCGTTTTGAGCTTGGGGCGATAACCCACTCCGACCTATTGCAGCTCGAGCTACGCCTTCTGAACGAGGGCATTGCCATCAACGAAAATCAGCTCCAGCTAAACCTTGCGCAGGCGCGTCTGCGCTCATATCTGGGTTATAACGAGCGTGTTGATATTACTCTGAGAGTTCCCGAGGATGTGCCCGAGCTTAATATCAGCCTTGATTCGGCATATCGCCTGACGATGGATAACACCTCTTTTGCCTATCGGCAGAAGGTCAGCCGCCTCGAAGCCGAGAAGGCAGTGGCTCAGGCTAAGGCGGAGCACAATCCCCAATTTAACCTTTATGCCCGCTTCGGGTTGAATCAGGTGGCGAAGGATTTGGCGGGAGCTTATCGTAATCCGTTAGACCAAGAGACTGTGCGGCTGGGTATTAGCGTGCCTATTTTTGATGGTGGTGTATCGAAGGGCAGAGTGAAAATGTCGCTCTCGCAGCAGGATGTTGTGGAGGCTACCTTGGAGAAAGATGCTATCGACCGCCGACAGGATATATATTTGAAGGTTATGCAGTTCAACAATCAGGGTATGCAGTGTGGCATATCGCGCCGTGCGGACGAGGTATCGGCAGAGCGTTACCGCATCTCCACAGAGCAGTTCGCCGAAGGTAAGTTGAGCGTTCTGGAGCTGAACACGGCGCAATCCGAGCGAAATTCGGCACACAACCGTCTAATCACGGAGCTTCACAACTACTGGAGCTACTACTACTCCATTCAGCGAATGACCCTCTACGATTTTCTAAAGGAGCAGAATATCTCGGCGGAGTTTGATAAAATAACGGAATAG
- a CDS encoding Iron-sulfur cluster assembly protein SufD, whose protein sequence is MATMNSERYKYTPDIEKLIEFSANGIVEKSITAQARFFTETAHGYDVFIGRAEQACGVITIDLHYGAAKSYTVVNQIKVDVTASAMVVIFHHSGTEVKIREQLNIEVENGAKLKLAIITDSRSLIVSDLSAVVSGGGFAEISVIDISNQCVVRNQTIQLAGDGAECSINGLYLTDNGEHVDNYIKINHLTSHTTSRQFLKGVVGGHSTAAFTGHIFVAKEAFQTSANQQNHNILISEKARINSRPWLEIYNDDVKCSHGATVGRLDAEVIYYMRQRGISADVARLLQIEGFAEDVVRLDEFGELQNIVKQKIASRLAL, encoded by the coding sequence ATGGCAACGATGAATAGCGAGAGATACAAATATACGCCTGATATTGAGAAATTAATCGAATTTTCCGCAAACGGCATCGTAGAAAAATCAATAACCGCACAGGCAAGATTTTTCACCGAAACCGCTCACGGATATGATGTCTTCATTGGTAGAGCAGAGCAGGCTTGTGGTGTGATTACCATAGATTTGCATTATGGAGCGGCGAAGAGCTACACAGTTGTGAACCAAATCAAGGTGGATGTGACAGCCTCTGCAATGGTTGTGATTTTTCATCACAGTGGCACGGAGGTGAAAATTCGTGAACAGTTGAATATCGAAGTTGAAAACGGTGCAAAGCTCAAATTAGCTATCATTACCGACAGTCGTTCGTTGATTGTCTCCGATTTGTCGGCAGTGGTGAGTGGCGGCGGTTTTGCGGAAATTTCGGTCATTGATATCAGTAATCAGTGTGTGGTGCGAAATCAAACAATTCAACTCGCCGGGGATGGAGCGGAGTGTTCTATTAATGGACTATACCTGACAGACAACGGCGAACACGTCGATAATTACATAAAAATAAATCATCTAACCTCGCATACCACTAGTCGTCAATTTCTAAAAGGGGTGGTAGGCGGACATTCCACAGCTGCATTTACGGGACACATCTTCGTGGCTAAGGAGGCTTTTCAAACTTCGGCTAATCAGCAGAATCACAACATACTAATATCGGAAAAGGCGCGCATAAACAGCCGCCCGTGGTTGGAGATTTATAACGATGACGTAAAGTGCAGTCACGGAGCAACCGTTGGCAGATTGGATGCCGAGGTCATCTACTATATGCGTCAGCGGGGCATCTCTGCGGACGTTGCACGTCTATTGCAAATTGAGGGCTTTGCCGAAGATGTGGTTCGTTTGGATGAGTTTGGCGAGCTTCAAAACATTGTAAAACAAAAAATTGCATCAAGGCTAGCGCTCTAA
- a CDS encoding Iron-sulfur cluster assembly ATPase protein SufC, translated as MLIINNLHASVEDKEILRGVNLKVNAGEVHAIMGPNGAGKSTLASVLAGKEKLTVTEGEVSFKGANLLDMSIEARAAAGLFLGFQYPVEIPGVSMAQFLRTAINEQRKRRGEEPISAGAFLKLMREKAEIVELGDRLINRSVNEGFSGGEKKRNEIFQMAMLAPSLAVLDETDSGLDIDALRVVATGVQKLKSADNATIVITHYKRLLDYIVPDFVHVLYKGRIIHTAGRELALELEEKGYDFLIKEYGNDE; from the coding sequence ATGTTAATCATTAATAATTTACACGCATCCGTAGAGGATAAAGAGATACTTCGCGGAGTTAATTTGAAGGTCAATGCCGGAGAGGTGCACGCGATAATGGGACCCAATGGGGCGGGCAAATCGACTTTGGCTTCGGTTTTGGCGGGAAAGGAGAAGTTGACGGTAACAGAGGGTGAGGTTAGCTTTAAGGGAGCTAACCTTCTTGATATGAGCATAGAAGCTCGAGCGGCAGCAGGGCTTTTCCTCGGTTTTCAATATCCTGTGGAGATTCCGGGGGTATCGATGGCGCAATTCCTGCGCACGGCTATCAACGAGCAACGTAAACGTCGTGGCGAAGAGCCAATCTCTGCCGGTGCTTTCTTAAAGTTGATGCGTGAGAAGGCGGAGATTGTCGAGCTGGGTGATAGACTGATAAATCGCTCAGTAAATGAGGGTTTTTCGGGTGGAGAGAAGAAGCGTAACGAGATTTTCCAGATGGCTATGCTTGCCCCTTCGCTTGCTGTTTTGGATGAAACCGATAGCGGCTTGGATATTGATGCTCTGCGCGTTGTAGCAACAGGCGTGCAAAAGCTCAAGAGTGCGGACAATGCCACTATAGTTATCACTCACTACAAGCGACTTTTGGATTACATCGTACCTGATTTCGTGCACGTGCTCTACAAGGGTCGAATAATTCACACTGCCGGCAGAGAGTTGGCGTTGGAGTTGGAGGAGAAGGGTTACGATTTTCTTATAAAAGAATATGGCAACGATGAATAG
- a CDS encoding Creatinine amidohydrolase → MNLQKVTLKDIDKVSLAILPWGAIEPHNYHLPYYTDCILSQRVALEAVSLTGRADVAVFPPIFLGQQNPGQSEYPCCIHTRTETQKLILEDFVRSLSRQGINKLLIVNGHGGNSFKGLVRDLAFEYPDFKIYIADWFSIVGRTGYFEEEGDHADELETSVLMHYHPELVDLSVAGSGEAESFAQKSLKEKTAWIPRNWRETTQDTGIGNPHKSTAEKGERYSRAVISKLVQLINEL, encoded by the coding sequence ATGAACCTACAAAAAGTAACACTTAAAGATATAGACAAGGTCAGCCTTGCAATTTTGCCGTGGGGGGCGATTGAGCCACACAATTATCACCTGCCCTATTATACGGATTGCATTCTTTCGCAGCGCGTTGCCTTGGAGGCTGTTTCGCTGACGGGACGTGCGGACGTGGCGGTATTTCCTCCGATTTTCCTCGGACAGCAAAACCCGGGACAGAGCGAATACCCCTGCTGCATCCATACCCGAACCGAAACGCAAAAACTTATATTAGAGGATTTTGTGCGTTCCCTAAGCCGACAAGGAATTAATAAACTACTGATTGTCAATGGGCACGGCGGTAACAGCTTTAAGGGGTTGGTGAGGGATTTAGCATTTGAGTACCCCGACTTTAAGATTTATATTGCCGACTGGTTTTCGATAGTTGGGCGAACCGGATATTTCGAGGAGGAGGGTGACCACGCTGACGAGCTGGAAACTTCGGTGCTGATGCACTATCACCCGGAATTGGTCGATTTGTCGGTAGCGGGTAGTGGTGAAGCAGAGTCTTTTGCTCAAAAATCGTTGAAAGAAAAAACTGCTTGGATTCCACGTAATTGGCGAGAAACTACTCAGGATACGGGTATTGGAAATCCACACAAGTCGACAGCCGAAAAGGGGGAGAGGTACTCCCGAGCAGTTATTTCAAAATTGGTACAATTAATAAATGAACTATAA